The following proteins are co-located in the Salvelinus fontinalis isolate EN_2023a chromosome 41, ASM2944872v1, whole genome shotgun sequence genome:
- the LOC129840233 gene encoding uncharacterized protein LOC129840233 isoform X16 yields the protein MSVGSRGSLRGSVCDEAVQSSTRRFSGSISRGPSDYSGFLGSNSRASSRASSARASPVVEERSDRDFLEKGSRTASTLSAATLASLGGPSSRRGSCDTSISVETEASIREIKDSLVESEEKYRKAMVSNAQLHNEKSNLMYQVDTLKDSLIELEEQLYESKREYNDKAKEFERERHAHSVLQRQFNEMREMLKQSEELLTEVGQLRLKRDSCVREISDLQETLGWKEKKIGALERQREFSDAGVRDERDKLRDQVVHLKDTLKKNGIVLSPEVTTNGDAGQMIDGPLSADSTSRLAQPSHGGESMLGEAPEMQLDHGEVRTPGGSRLLHEADNYSHDQERALLEIDSSDKLNQDKLNDSLQQQTDIEAEQSKYCNQETQVDVAAPEEAILVHFGDKETQVEYEVEKPQYCDTETLVEPAELEGDILVQKENTDGSGDNGDGVNQRGFEPESLEQAENEENSGESNKEAVPVSGGTDGQCEENTNLENGRENTELLTAMSTNFEEQDISGPTPCVETEATLSQIQSESQSDLQGEHTQEYDPGTKDQVIPENSRITESEMMKMILRISVCLGEAKISPNHISQGSLNKTETIGMKMKNKPGHQAETGQVTSTGTSAVSSTVSIELFISECPDEVGIKTDQLIINTLSEFEKDGQNSLELQQHKNDHFSTESSVETVPKITDSDGQKLSERAEELESSSVESKPDQIWQESLCGMKEDEPNNKELQAKEPPSTISDKTVTPIITEGKTKLDKQVIPDLPERLETSLEMTLPGVQGDQKMDVAESREKQGCTCKCICKLSESDQVLTENSLDVARTQRISDSSGEVISDRTEEVEPSPDRIRSESPSCVEREEWCIIEENIYEENLQQEAIQEEQQTEQREASTSSPAGGDNELNDGDTGYIDSCEEAVLLVKKEETYLPVEEEHISSSPGPSALGQEIQPLPEAVEEERERPPVEEAQKPERGVRKGVKGNRKGKGKDPCKVN from the exons GTGGAGGAGAGGTCAGACAGGGACTTCCTGGAAAAG GGTTCCAGGACTGCCTCTACCCTCTCAGCAGCCACTCTAGCATCGCTGGGCGGGCCCTCCTCTCGCAGAGGCAGCTGTGACACCTCTATCTCAGTAGAGACAGAGGCCTCCATTCGAGAGATAAAG GACTCCCTGGTGGAGTCTGAGGAGAAGTACCGTAAGGCCATGGTGTCCAACGCCCAGCTACACAACGAGAAGTCCAACCTCATGTACCAGGTGGACACGCTGAAGGACTCGCTCATTGAGCTGGAGGAGCAGCTGTACGAGTCTAAACGAGAGTACAACGACAAGGCCAAGGAgtttgagagggagagacacgCCCACAGTGTTCTGCAGCGCCAGTTTAACGAGATGAGAGAGATGCTGAAACAGAGTGAAGAACTGCTAACC GAGGTGGGCCAGCTCCGTCTCAAACGGGACAGCTGTGTTAGGGAGATCTCCGACCTGCAGGAGACCCTCGGATGGAAGGAGAAAAAGATTGGG GCcttagagaggcagagggaattCTCAGACGCTGGCGTGCGAGATGAGCGGGATAAGCTCAGGGATCAGGTGGTCCACCTCAAAGACACTCTGAAG AAAAATGGGATAGTGCTGTCACCTGAAGTAACCACCAATGGGGATGCAGGACAGATGATTGACGGGCCTCTCAGTGCAGACTCTACCTCCCGATTGGCTCAGCCATCTCATGGTGGGGAGAGCATGCTTG GCGAAGCACCAGAGATGCAGTTGGACCATGGCGAGGTGAGGACACCAGGAGGAAGCAGACTTCTACATGAGGCTGACAACTACTCACATGACCAGGAGAGGGCACTACTGGAGATAGACTCTTCTGACAAGTTGAACCAAGACAAGTTGAATGACAGCCTGCAGCAACAAACAGACATTGAAGCAGAGCAGTCCAAGTACTGTAACCAAGAGACCCAGGTGGATGTTGCTGCACCTGAAGAAGCCATTTTGGTGCATTTTGGTGACAAAGAGACTCAGGTTGAATATGAAGTAGAGAAACCCCAATACTGCGACACAGAAACCCTGGTGGAACCTGCTGAACTTGAGGGAGACATTTTGGTTCAAAAGGAAAATACAGATGGTAGCGGTGACAATGGAGATGGGGTGAATCAAAGAGGATTTGAACCAGAATCTCTGGAACAGGCAGAGAATGAGGAAAACAGTGGAGAAAGTAACAAGGAAGCTGTACCAGTAAGCGGTGGCACTGACGGACAATGTGAGGAAAACACAAACCTCGAGAATGGACGGGAAAACACAGAGCTTCTCACAGCTATGTCTACTAACTTTGAAGAACAGGACATCTCTGGCCCAACTCCCTGTGTTGAGACAGAGGCCACTCTTAGTCAAATCCAAAGTGAATCTCAAAGTGACCTGCAAGGAGAGCACACCCAGGAGTATGATCCTGGGACTAAAGATCAAGTCATTCCAGAAAACTCAAGGATCACGGAATCTGAGATGATGAAGATGATTCTGAGGATTTCTGTATGTCTAGGGGAGGCAAAGATCAGCCCAAATCACATCTCTCAGGGATcattaaacaaaacagaaacaaTAGGGATGAAGATGAAGAATAAACCAGGGCATCAGGCAGAGACTGGCCAAGTAACATCTACtggaacatctgctgtctcatcTACAGTCTCTATTGAACTGTTTATCTCTGAATGTCCTGACGAGGTTGGAATCAAGACAGATCAGCTCATAATAAACACGTTAAGTGAATTTGAGAAAGATGGACAGAATTCTCTAGAACTTCAGCAACATAAGAATGATCATTTCAGTACAGAAAGCTCTGTGGAAACTGTGCCAAAGATCACAGACTCTGACGGACAGAAATTATCTGAGAGGGCTGAAGAGCTGGAGTCGAGTTCAGTGGAGAGCAAGCCAGATCAGATTTGGCAGGAATCTCTATGTGGCATGAAGGAAGATGAACCAAATAACAAAGAGCTTCAGGCAAAGGAGCCCCCATCCACTATCTCTGACAAAACGGTAACACCTATCATAACAGAGGGGAAGACTAAACTAGACAAACAGGTGATCCCTGATTTACCAGAGAGGCTAGAGACCAGCTTAGAAATGACCTTACCAGGAGTTCAAGGTGATCAGAAGATGGATGTAGCAGAATCAAGGGAGAAACAAGGATGTACCTGTAAATGTATATGTAAACTATCCGAGAGTGATCAGGTACTGACGGAAAACTCACTGGATGTAGCTAGAACTCAGAGGATCAGCGACTCTAGTGGAGAGGTTATCTcggacaggacagaggaggtagAGCCCAGCCCAGACAGGATCAGGTCAGAATCACCCAgttgtgtagagagagaagaatggTGCATCATTGAGGAGAACATCTATGAGGAGAATCTCCAGCAGGAAGCCATTCAGGAGGAGcaacagacagaacagagggaGGCTTCAACAAGTTCACCAGCAGGGGGAGACAATGAGTTAAACGATGGGGACACtggatatatagacagttgtgaaGAAGCCGTTCTACTTGTGAAAAAGGAGGAAACATATCTACCTGTAGAAGAAGAACACATCAGCTCGTCACCCGGACCCTCGGCACTTGGCCAAGAGATACAGCCATTACCCgaggcggtggaggaggagagagagcgccCCCCAGTGGAAGAAGCCCAGAAACCGGAGAGAGGCGTAAGAAAGGGAGTAAAGGGCAATAGAAAGGGCAAAGGCAAAGATCCTTGCAAAGTAAACTAG
- the LOC129840233 gene encoding uncharacterized protein LOC129840233 isoform X15, producing the protein MSVGSRGSLRPSMLFIDGPRTQSHRGSVCDEAVQSSTRRFSGSISRGPSDYSGFLGSNSRASSRASSARASPVVEERSDRDFLEKGSRTASTLSAATLASLGGPSSRRGSCDTSISVETEASIREIKDSLVESEEKYRKAMVSNAQLHNEKSNLMYQVDTLKDSLIELEEQLYESKREYNDKAKEFERERHAHSVLQRQFNEMREMLKQSEELLTEVGQLRLKRDSCVREISDLQETLGWKEKKIGALERQREFSDAGVRDERDKLRDQVVHLKDTLKKNGIVLSPEVTTNGDAGQMIDGPLSADSTSRLAQPSHGGESMLGEAPEMQLDHGEVRTPGGSRLLHEADNYSHDQERALLEIDSSDKLNQDKLNDSLQQQTDIEAEQSKYCNQETQVDVAAPEEAILVHFGDKETQVEYEVEKPQYCDTETLVEPAELEGDILVQKENTDGSGDNGDGVNQRGFEPESLEQAENEENSGESNKEAVPVSGGTDGQCEENTNLENGRENTELLTAMSTNFEEQDISGPTPCVETEATLSQIQSESQSDLQGEHTQEYDPGTKDQVIPENSRITESEMMKMILRISVCLGEAKISPNHISQGSLNKTETIGMKMKNKPGHQAETGQVTSTGTSAVSSTVSIELFISECPDEVGIKTDQLIINTLSEFEKDGQNSLELQQHKNDHFSTESSVETVPKITDSDGQKLSERAEELESSSVESKPDQIWQESLCGMKEDEPNNKELQAKEPPSTISDKTVTPIITEGKTKLDKQVIPDLPERLETSLEMTLPGVQGDQKMDVAESREKQGCTCKCICKLSESDQVLTENSLDVARTQRISDSSGEVISDRTEEVEPSPDRIRSESPSCVEREEWCIIEENIYEENLQQEAIQEEQQTEQREASTSSPAGGDNELNDGDTGYIDSCEEAVLLVKKEETYLPVEEEHISSSPGPSALGQEIQPLPEAVEEERERPPVEEAQKPERGVRKGVKGNRKGKGKDPCKVN; encoded by the exons GTGGAGGAGAGGTCAGACAGGGACTTCCTGGAAAAG GGTTCCAGGACTGCCTCTACCCTCTCAGCAGCCACTCTAGCATCGCTGGGCGGGCCCTCCTCTCGCAGAGGCAGCTGTGACACCTCTATCTCAGTAGAGACAGAGGCCTCCATTCGAGAGATAAAG GACTCCCTGGTGGAGTCTGAGGAGAAGTACCGTAAGGCCATGGTGTCCAACGCCCAGCTACACAACGAGAAGTCCAACCTCATGTACCAGGTGGACACGCTGAAGGACTCGCTCATTGAGCTGGAGGAGCAGCTGTACGAGTCTAAACGAGAGTACAACGACAAGGCCAAGGAgtttgagagggagagacacgCCCACAGTGTTCTGCAGCGCCAGTTTAACGAGATGAGAGAGATGCTGAAACAGAGTGAAGAACTGCTAACC GAGGTGGGCCAGCTCCGTCTCAAACGGGACAGCTGTGTTAGGGAGATCTCCGACCTGCAGGAGACCCTCGGATGGAAGGAGAAAAAGATTGGG GCcttagagaggcagagggaattCTCAGACGCTGGCGTGCGAGATGAGCGGGATAAGCTCAGGGATCAGGTGGTCCACCTCAAAGACACTCTGAAG AAAAATGGGATAGTGCTGTCACCTGAAGTAACCACCAATGGGGATGCAGGACAGATGATTGACGGGCCTCTCAGTGCAGACTCTACCTCCCGATTGGCTCAGCCATCTCATGGTGGGGAGAGCATGCTTG GCGAAGCACCAGAGATGCAGTTGGACCATGGCGAGGTGAGGACACCAGGAGGAAGCAGACTTCTACATGAGGCTGACAACTACTCACATGACCAGGAGAGGGCACTACTGGAGATAGACTCTTCTGACAAGTTGAACCAAGACAAGTTGAATGACAGCCTGCAGCAACAAACAGACATTGAAGCAGAGCAGTCCAAGTACTGTAACCAAGAGACCCAGGTGGATGTTGCTGCACCTGAAGAAGCCATTTTGGTGCATTTTGGTGACAAAGAGACTCAGGTTGAATATGAAGTAGAGAAACCCCAATACTGCGACACAGAAACCCTGGTGGAACCTGCTGAACTTGAGGGAGACATTTTGGTTCAAAAGGAAAATACAGATGGTAGCGGTGACAATGGAGATGGGGTGAATCAAAGAGGATTTGAACCAGAATCTCTGGAACAGGCAGAGAATGAGGAAAACAGTGGAGAAAGTAACAAGGAAGCTGTACCAGTAAGCGGTGGCACTGACGGACAATGTGAGGAAAACACAAACCTCGAGAATGGACGGGAAAACACAGAGCTTCTCACAGCTATGTCTACTAACTTTGAAGAACAGGACATCTCTGGCCCAACTCCCTGTGTTGAGACAGAGGCCACTCTTAGTCAAATCCAAAGTGAATCTCAAAGTGACCTGCAAGGAGAGCACACCCAGGAGTATGATCCTGGGACTAAAGATCAAGTCATTCCAGAAAACTCAAGGATCACGGAATCTGAGATGATGAAGATGATTCTGAGGATTTCTGTATGTCTAGGGGAGGCAAAGATCAGCCCAAATCACATCTCTCAGGGATcattaaacaaaacagaaacaaTAGGGATGAAGATGAAGAATAAACCAGGGCATCAGGCAGAGACTGGCCAAGTAACATCTACtggaacatctgctgtctcatcTACAGTCTCTATTGAACTGTTTATCTCTGAATGTCCTGACGAGGTTGGAATCAAGACAGATCAGCTCATAATAAACACGTTAAGTGAATTTGAGAAAGATGGACAGAATTCTCTAGAACTTCAGCAACATAAGAATGATCATTTCAGTACAGAAAGCTCTGTGGAAACTGTGCCAAAGATCACAGACTCTGACGGACAGAAATTATCTGAGAGGGCTGAAGAGCTGGAGTCGAGTTCAGTGGAGAGCAAGCCAGATCAGATTTGGCAGGAATCTCTATGTGGCATGAAGGAAGATGAACCAAATAACAAAGAGCTTCAGGCAAAGGAGCCCCCATCCACTATCTCTGACAAAACGGTAACACCTATCATAACAGAGGGGAAGACTAAACTAGACAAACAGGTGATCCCTGATTTACCAGAGAGGCTAGAGACCAGCTTAGAAATGACCTTACCAGGAGTTCAAGGTGATCAGAAGATGGATGTAGCAGAATCAAGGGAGAAACAAGGATGTACCTGTAAATGTATATGTAAACTATCCGAGAGTGATCAGGTACTGACGGAAAACTCACTGGATGTAGCTAGAACTCAGAGGATCAGCGACTCTAGTGGAGAGGTTATCTcggacaggacagaggaggtagAGCCCAGCCCAGACAGGATCAGGTCAGAATCACCCAgttgtgtagagagagaagaatggTGCATCATTGAGGAGAACATCTATGAGGAGAATCTCCAGCAGGAAGCCATTCAGGAGGAGcaacagacagaacagagggaGGCTTCAACAAGTTCACCAGCAGGGGGAGACAATGAGTTAAACGATGGGGACACtggatatatagacagttgtgaaGAAGCCGTTCTACTTGTGAAAAAGGAGGAAACATATCTACCTGTAGAAGAAGAACACATCAGCTCGTCACCCGGACCCTCGGCACTTGGCCAAGAGATACAGCCATTACCCgaggcggtggaggaggagagagagcgccCCCCAGTGGAAGAAGCCCAGAAACCGGAGAGAGGCGTAAGAAAGGGAGTAAAGGGCAATAGAAAGGGCAAAGGCAAAGATCCTTGCAAAGTAAACTAG
- the LOC129840233 gene encoding uncharacterized protein LOC129840233 isoform X18 has translation MSVGSRGSLRVEERSDRDFLEKGSRTASTLSAATLASLGGPSSRRGSCDTSISVETEASIREIKDSLVESEEKYRKAMVSNAQLHNEKSNLMYQVDTLKDSLIELEEQLYESKREYNDKAKEFERERHAHSVLQRQFNEMREMLKQSEELLTEVGQLRLKRDSCVREISDLQETLGWKEKKIGALERQREFSDAGVRDERDKLRDQVVHLKDTLKKNGIVLSPEVTTNGDAGQMIDGPLSADSTSRLAQPSHGGESMLGEAPEMQLDHGEVRTPGGSRLLHEADNYSHDQERALLEIDSSDKLNQDKLNDSLQQQTDIEAEQSKYCNQETQVDVAAPEEAILVHFGDKETQVEYEVEKPQYCDTETLVEPAELEGDILVQKENTDGSGDNGDGVNQRGFEPESLEQAENEENSGESNKEAVPVSGGTDGQCEENTNLENGRENTELLTAMSTNFEEQDISGPTPCVETEATLSQIQSESQSDLQGEHTQEYDPGTKDQVIPENSRITESEMMKMILRISVCLGEAKISPNHISQGSLNKTETIGMKMKNKPGHQAETGQVTSTGTSAVSSTVSIELFISECPDEVGIKTDQLIINTLSEFEKDGQNSLELQQHKNDHFSTESSVETVPKITDSDGQKLSERAEELESSSVESKPDQIWQESLCGMKEDEPNNKELQAKEPPSTISDKTVTPIITEGKTKLDKQVIPDLPERLETSLEMTLPGVQGDQKMDVAESREKQGCTCKCICKLSESDQVLTENSLDVARTQRISDSSGEVISDRTEEVEPSPDRIRSESPSCVEREEWCIIEENIYEENLQQEAIQEEQQTEQREASTSSPAGGDNELNDGDTGYIDSCEEAVLLVKKEETYLPVEEEHISSSPGPSALGQEIQPLPEAVEEERERPPVEEAQKPERGVRKGVKGNRKGKGKDPCKVN, from the exons GTGGAGGAGAGGTCAGACAGGGACTTCCTGGAAAAG GGTTCCAGGACTGCCTCTACCCTCTCAGCAGCCACTCTAGCATCGCTGGGCGGGCCCTCCTCTCGCAGAGGCAGCTGTGACACCTCTATCTCAGTAGAGACAGAGGCCTCCATTCGAGAGATAAAG GACTCCCTGGTGGAGTCTGAGGAGAAGTACCGTAAGGCCATGGTGTCCAACGCCCAGCTACACAACGAGAAGTCCAACCTCATGTACCAGGTGGACACGCTGAAGGACTCGCTCATTGAGCTGGAGGAGCAGCTGTACGAGTCTAAACGAGAGTACAACGACAAGGCCAAGGAgtttgagagggagagacacgCCCACAGTGTTCTGCAGCGCCAGTTTAACGAGATGAGAGAGATGCTGAAACAGAGTGAAGAACTGCTAACC GAGGTGGGCCAGCTCCGTCTCAAACGGGACAGCTGTGTTAGGGAGATCTCCGACCTGCAGGAGACCCTCGGATGGAAGGAGAAAAAGATTGGG GCcttagagaggcagagggaattCTCAGACGCTGGCGTGCGAGATGAGCGGGATAAGCTCAGGGATCAGGTGGTCCACCTCAAAGACACTCTGAAG AAAAATGGGATAGTGCTGTCACCTGAAGTAACCACCAATGGGGATGCAGGACAGATGATTGACGGGCCTCTCAGTGCAGACTCTACCTCCCGATTGGCTCAGCCATCTCATGGTGGGGAGAGCATGCTTG GCGAAGCACCAGAGATGCAGTTGGACCATGGCGAGGTGAGGACACCAGGAGGAAGCAGACTTCTACATGAGGCTGACAACTACTCACATGACCAGGAGAGGGCACTACTGGAGATAGACTCTTCTGACAAGTTGAACCAAGACAAGTTGAATGACAGCCTGCAGCAACAAACAGACATTGAAGCAGAGCAGTCCAAGTACTGTAACCAAGAGACCCAGGTGGATGTTGCTGCACCTGAAGAAGCCATTTTGGTGCATTTTGGTGACAAAGAGACTCAGGTTGAATATGAAGTAGAGAAACCCCAATACTGCGACACAGAAACCCTGGTGGAACCTGCTGAACTTGAGGGAGACATTTTGGTTCAAAAGGAAAATACAGATGGTAGCGGTGACAATGGAGATGGGGTGAATCAAAGAGGATTTGAACCAGAATCTCTGGAACAGGCAGAGAATGAGGAAAACAGTGGAGAAAGTAACAAGGAAGCTGTACCAGTAAGCGGTGGCACTGACGGACAATGTGAGGAAAACACAAACCTCGAGAATGGACGGGAAAACACAGAGCTTCTCACAGCTATGTCTACTAACTTTGAAGAACAGGACATCTCTGGCCCAACTCCCTGTGTTGAGACAGAGGCCACTCTTAGTCAAATCCAAAGTGAATCTCAAAGTGACCTGCAAGGAGAGCACACCCAGGAGTATGATCCTGGGACTAAAGATCAAGTCATTCCAGAAAACTCAAGGATCACGGAATCTGAGATGATGAAGATGATTCTGAGGATTTCTGTATGTCTAGGGGAGGCAAAGATCAGCCCAAATCACATCTCTCAGGGATcattaaacaaaacagaaacaaTAGGGATGAAGATGAAGAATAAACCAGGGCATCAGGCAGAGACTGGCCAAGTAACATCTACtggaacatctgctgtctcatcTACAGTCTCTATTGAACTGTTTATCTCTGAATGTCCTGACGAGGTTGGAATCAAGACAGATCAGCTCATAATAAACACGTTAAGTGAATTTGAGAAAGATGGACAGAATTCTCTAGAACTTCAGCAACATAAGAATGATCATTTCAGTACAGAAAGCTCTGTGGAAACTGTGCCAAAGATCACAGACTCTGACGGACAGAAATTATCTGAGAGGGCTGAAGAGCTGGAGTCGAGTTCAGTGGAGAGCAAGCCAGATCAGATTTGGCAGGAATCTCTATGTGGCATGAAGGAAGATGAACCAAATAACAAAGAGCTTCAGGCAAAGGAGCCCCCATCCACTATCTCTGACAAAACGGTAACACCTATCATAACAGAGGGGAAGACTAAACTAGACAAACAGGTGATCCCTGATTTACCAGAGAGGCTAGAGACCAGCTTAGAAATGACCTTACCAGGAGTTCAAGGTGATCAGAAGATGGATGTAGCAGAATCAAGGGAGAAACAAGGATGTACCTGTAAATGTATATGTAAACTATCCGAGAGTGATCAGGTACTGACGGAAAACTCACTGGATGTAGCTAGAACTCAGAGGATCAGCGACTCTAGTGGAGAGGTTATCTcggacaggacagaggaggtagAGCCCAGCCCAGACAGGATCAGGTCAGAATCACCCAgttgtgtagagagagaagaatggTGCATCATTGAGGAGAACATCTATGAGGAGAATCTCCAGCAGGAAGCCATTCAGGAGGAGcaacagacagaacagagggaGGCTTCAACAAGTTCACCAGCAGGGGGAGACAATGAGTTAAACGATGGGGACACtggatatatagacagttgtgaaGAAGCCGTTCTACTTGTGAAAAAGGAGGAAACATATCTACCTGTAGAAGAAGAACACATCAGCTCGTCACCCGGACCCTCGGCACTTGGCCAAGAGATACAGCCATTACCCgaggcggtggaggaggagagagagcgccCCCCAGTGGAAGAAGCCCAGAAACCGGAGAGAGGCGTAAGAAAGGGAGTAAAGGGCAATAGAAAGGGCAAAGGCAAAGATCCTTGCAAAGTAAACTAG